The Pseudomonas sp. MPC6 nucleotide sequence TCCGAGCGGCATATTCAGGCGGCCCTGGATCACGTCATGAAAGGTCGCACCACCCTGGTGATCGCGCACCGCTTGTCGACCATCGAGAAAGCCGATCTGATCCTGGTCATGGACCATGGGGAAATCGTCGAGCGTGGCACCCACGCCCAGTTGCTGGCGCAAAACGGCTACTATTCGCGCCTGCATGCGATGGGCCTGGACGAGCAGGTGTCGGCCGGCATCGCCTGAGCCGGCGAGAGGGTGGGCCTGGCTCACCTCTCGCACGCCCGACGTGCAATGCGTCCGGTGATATGTGCTCAGCCATCAATAGAAATCCGAGCCGAATCATCCCGTTGCAGCCGTCACACTAGCCCATGCCAAGCCTGTGTTAATATCGCGCCCCTGTTCATTCTGTATGTGGGTTGCACCATGAAGTTGTCCATGCCGCGATTCGATCAAGCCCCTGTCTTGGTGGTCGGCGATGTCATGCTCGACCGTTACTGGCATGGTGGTACCTCACGGATTTCCCCTGAGGCGCCGGTACCGGTGGTCAAGGTCGAGCAAATCGAGGACCGCCCGGGCGGTGCCGCCAACGTTGCGTTGAACATTGCCGCCCTGGGTGCCCCGGCGTCGCTGGTCGGCGTCACTGGCGACGATGAAGCCGCCGACAGCCTGGTCAATAGCCTCAAGGGCGCGGGCGTGCGGGCCTTGTTCCAGCGCATCGCGCACCAGCCTACCATCGTCAAGCTGCGGGTCATGAGTCGTCACCAGCAACTGCTGCGTATCGACTTCGAAGAACCCTTCGCCACCGACGCCCTGGCGTTGGGCGAGCAGGTCGACGAACTGCTCGAAGGCATCAAGGTGCTGGTACTGTCGGACTATGGCAAAGGCGCGCTGAAAAACCATCAGGTGCTGATCCAGGCCGCCCGTGCCCGTGGCATTCCGGTGCTGGCCGACCCCAAGGGCAAGGATTTCTCCATCTACCGTGGGGCGAGCTTGATCACGCCGAACCTCAGCGAATTCGAAGCCATCGTCGGTGGCTGCGCCGATGAGCACGAGTTGGTGAGCAAGGGTGCGCAGCTGATGCATGACCTGGACCTCGGCGCATTGCTGGTGACCCGTGGCGAACACGGCATGACCTTGCTGCGTCCGGATCATCCGGCGTTGCACCTGCCGGCCCGTGCCCGTGAAGTGTTCGACGTGACCGGTGCCGGCGACACGGTGATTTCCACCCTGGCGGCAGCGATTGCCGCCGGTGAAGAACTGCCCCACGCGGTGGCCCTGGCCAACCTGGCGGCGGGCATCGTGGTCGGCAAGCTCGGTACGGCGGCCATCAGCGCCCCGGAACTGCGGCGGGCCATCCAGCGTGAAGAAGGTTCCGAGCGCGGTGTGCTGGGGCTTGAGCAACTGGTGCTGGCGGTCGCCGATGCGCGTGCGCACAACGAGAAGATCGTCTTCACCAATGGTTGCTTCGACATTCTGCACGCCGGCCATGTGACTTATCTCGAACAGGCGCGGGCCCAGGGCGATCGTCTGATCGTGGCGGTCAACGACGATGCGTCGGTCAGCCGTCTGAAAGGGCCGGGTCGTCCGATCAACAGCGTCGACCGGCGCATGGCCGTACTGGCGGGCCTGGGCGCTGTGGACTGGGTGATCAGCTTCCCTGAAGGCACCCCGGAAAACCTGCTGCGCGAAGTCAAGCCGGACGTGCTGGTCAAGGGCGGTGATTACGGGATCGAGCAGGTGGTCGGTGCGGACATCGTGACCACGTATGGTGGCATCGTGAAAGTGCTGGGGCTGGTTGAAAACAGCTCGACCACGGCGATTGTCGAGAAGATCCGCAAGTCCGAATGACAACCCCCCTGTAGGAGCTGGCTTGCCAGCGAAGGTCGTCAACGATAACGCGTGTATGCCTGAATCAACGTGGCGTCCTCGAGTGCATCGCTGGCAAGCCAGCTCCTACAGGGTGAGGGTCGTCAACGATAACGCGTGTATGCCTGAATCAACGTGGCGTCCTCGAGTGCATCGCTGGCAAGCCAGCTCCTACAGGGGTTGTGTACACCTGTAGGAGCTGGCGCAGGCTGCGATCTTTTTCTTTCAGGAGCTGACTTTTTTACGCGGCACGATCTTCTTCAGCAGTTGCTTGGCCTTCCCACGTAGCCGCGCCAGGCCGGAATCCTTCCCCGGCGGGTTCAACCCCTGCTCCCGCACCCAATCCTTCCAGCGAATCCGTTCATCGCGTACCAGCCAGCCTTCCTGTCGGGCGAAGCTTTCTGCCAGGTACAACCCGCGAGTACTCGCCGGGTACAACTGATCCTTTTTCAAGGTAAAGAGCTCGGCCATTGGCTGGCCGTCTTGCAGTGGCATCAAATAAAGGTCGGGACGCTTGCGGTCGAGCCGGGCCACCAGTTGATCGCCTTCCAGTCGCTCGTCGACATGAAACAGGCTCAGGGATTTGGCTTCCTTGGGGACTTCCAGGCGCAGGTCATAGATCAGTTGCAACGACGCCGTCGGCAAGTGCACGTAAGCCCGCGGACGTTCGATCAGCTGCAGGTTGGCGCAACGCACCGGGCGCGCCGCGCCTGACAACGGGGTCAGGCGAAAAGGCATGGCTTCACGGTAATGCAGGGCTGAAGAGTAGGGCGCCGGTAACCACGTATCGTTGAAGCGTCCGCCGAGCCAGCCTTCCGGCGTTTCCAGCAGGCACTCTTCGGCAATCTCCTG carries:
- the hldE gene encoding bifunctional D-glycero-beta-D-manno-heptose-7-phosphate kinase/D-glycero-beta-D-manno-heptose 1-phosphate adenylyltransferase HldE, with protein sequence MKLSMPRFDQAPVLVVGDVMLDRYWHGGTSRISPEAPVPVVKVEQIEDRPGGAANVALNIAALGAPASLVGVTGDDEAADSLVNSLKGAGVRALFQRIAHQPTIVKLRVMSRHQQLLRIDFEEPFATDALALGEQVDELLEGIKVLVLSDYGKGALKNHQVLIQAARARGIPVLADPKGKDFSIYRGASLITPNLSEFEAIVGGCADEHELVSKGAQLMHDLDLGALLVTRGEHGMTLLRPDHPALHLPARAREVFDVTGAGDTVISTLAAAIAAGEELPHAVALANLAAGIVVGKLGTAAISAPELRRAIQREEGSERGVLGLEQLVLAVADARAHNEKIVFTNGCFDILHAGHVTYLEQARAQGDRLIVAVNDDASVSRLKGPGRPINSVDRRMAVLAGLGAVDWVISFPEGTPENLLREVKPDVLVKGGDYGIEQVVGADIVTTYGGIVKVLGLVENSSTTAIVEKIRKSE
- a CDS encoding metal ABC transporter ATPase, with the protein product MPRTLIRKNPSNFKTLPLFVEATPEGLSYQSVGMPLNFSQTLQRRRPVAVADTERFALELANLGVSVRLTLHWQNRDYWVLVRQRRQDRGDVVLKLISGYVPAHELNLPLHTAIQEIAEECLLETPEGWLGGRFNDTWLPAPYSSALHYREAMPFRLTPLSGAARPVRCANLQLIERPRAYVHLPTASLQLIYDLRLEVPKEAKSLSLFHVDERLEGDQLVARLDRKRPDLYLMPLQDGQPMAELFTLKKDQLYPASTRGLYLAESFARQEGWLVRDERIRWKDWVREQGLNPPGKDSGLARLRGKAKQLLKKIVPRKKVSS